The genome window CGGTATCGTCATCATTTAATGCCGCCAGCAGCATAATGGTCTGTTCATCGTCCAGGCGACACTCAATCCCCACGGCGCCCTGACCCACAGCAGGCAAAGAAACTTCGGCGGGGATGGCATAACGAATGCGATCCTGCAGGCCGAGGCGTTTCAGACCGGCGGCAGCCAGAATAATGGCGTCATATTCTCCGGCGTCCAGCTTTGAGAGTCGCGTACCAACGTTGCCGCGCAGCGAGCGAATCGTCAGATCGGGCCGTAGCTCCGCCAACTGACACTGACGACGCAGGCTGGAGGTGCCGACTACAGCGCCCTGCGGTAACGCATCCAGCGTGGCGTAGTGATTCGAGACGAAGGCGTCCAGCGGATCTTCGCGCTCACAAATGGTCACCAGGCCCAAACCTTGCGGAAATTCTACCGGCACATCTTTCATAGAGTGCACCGCGATATCGGCCCGGTTTTCAAGCATCGCCAGTTCGAGCTCTTTGACGAAAAGCCCCTTGCCGCCCACTTTTGCCAGTGGCGTGTCGAGAATAATGTCGCCGCGCGTTACCATCGGCACCAGCTCCACCTGCAGCCCCGGATGACAGGCCATCAGGCGCTGCTGAACATATTGTGCCTGCCATAACGCCAGTGGACTTTGTCTGGTGGCAATTCTTAAAATTTTATCTAACATGCTTGATACCGTTTTGATCGTTCACTGATTATCCTATCATTGATACAGGAAGGCTGTCAGTTTCCACGATTTTTAGACGAGTAAAGGAAAGCGTAAAAGGGACAGGACAGATCGATCGGTGGATAAAGCGTGCTAAACTGTTAGGTAGCGCAACTTTCTTTACGGTCAATCTGCCAGGTGTTAGATTGATCACGTTTCCAGCAGTAATCTGCCCGAAAAATTTTTTAATGAAGCGGCGGAGCACGGAAACAGGGTTATTTATAAGCACTGGGACAATCAGGCGAGACGTCTTGTACCTCTACATTGAGACACTGAAACAGAGACTGGATGCCATCAACCAACTGCGTGTCGATCGCGCACTGGCTGCAATGGGCCCTGCTTTCCAGCAGGTATACGGTCTGCTGCCGACCCTATTACATCATCATCATCCTTTGATGCCGGGCTACCTTGAAGGTAACGTTCCCTACGGTATCAGCTTCTACACGTCTGATGAAAGCCAACTGCATTATCTGCGGGAAATTGAGCGCAAGTCGAACCAGCCTGTTGCGATACCGCCCAAAGGAGAGATGCCGATTACCGGCCTCTATTCTATGGGCAGTACCTCTTCCGTCGGTCAGAACAGCACCTCTGACCTGGATATTTGGGTTTGCCATCAGTCATGGCTGGATGGCGAAGAACGTCTGGCGCTGCAGAAAAAATGTCAGCTGCTGCAGAAGTGGTGCGCGGCGATGGGCGTTGAAGTCAGCTTCTTTCTGATCGACGAGAATCGCTTTCGCCATAATGAAAGCGGTAGCCTGGGCGGCGAAGATTGCGGCTCAACGCAGCATATATTACTGCTGGATGAGTTTTACCGTACTGCCGTGCGTATGGCGGGCAAGCGCATCCTGTGGAATATGGTGCCGGGCGAAGAAGAAGAGCATTACGACGACTACGTGATGTCGCTTTATGCGCAAGGGGTACTGACGCCAAATGAATGGCTCGACCTGGGCGGGCTGAGTACGCTTTCTGCCGAAGAATATTTTGGCGCCAGTTTGTGGCAGCT of Pantoea alhagi contains these proteins:
- the hemC gene encoding hydroxymethylbilane synthase; translation: MLDKILRIATRQSPLALWQAQYVQQRLMACHPGLQVELVPMVTRGDIILDTPLAKVGGKGLFVKELELAMLENRADIAVHSMKDVPVEFPQGLGLVTICEREDPLDAFVSNHYATLDALPQGAVVGTSSLRRQCQLAELRPDLTIRSLRGNVGTRLSKLDAGEYDAIILAAAGLKRLGLQDRIRYAIPAEVSLPAVGQGAVGIECRLDDEQTIMLLAALNDDDTATRVKAERAMNTRLEGGCQVPIGSYAVLEGDDIWLRGLVGSPDGTSMIRGERRGPRTQAEQLGISLADELLQNGAREILREVYQGNPPA